In Thermus aquaticus, the sequence TCCCCATGGCCCGGCACCTCCACCGGGCGGGCGAGGGGCGGCAGGCGGCCCTCACCCTCCGCCTCCTGGCGCAGAAGGCCTGGCGGGAAGGCCATCCGGAGGAGGCCATCCCCCTCTACCAGGAGGCCCTTAGGGCCGACCCCGCCCTGGAGGAAGCCCTGAAGCCCGAGCTTCAGGACGCCCTGGCCTCCCTGGGGCTGGCCCTCGAGGCCGAGGCGGGCCCCAGGCGCGAAGACCCGGTCCTCACGGCCTTCCGGGAGGCCAAAGACCCCCTGGACCTCCTCCCCCTTCTCCCCGGGCTCAGGCCCTACCCCCTGGAGGAGGCCAAGGCCAGGCTCCAGGCGGCCGGGGCCCTGTGGCGGCGCTTCCAGCCCTTGAAGGCCCTCGAGGTCCTCACCCCCTTCCCTCCCCAGGCCCCCAAAAGCCTCCTCCTCCACCGCCGAAGCCTGGAGGCGGGCCTCCTCATGGACCTGGGCCGCCACGCCGAGGCCGAGGCCCTCCTCCTGGAAGCCGAACCGGGGGACCTGGAGGCCCAGGTCCGCCACCAGGCCACGCGAATCCGGCTTCTTCTGGAGACGGGCCGCCTCCAGGAGGCCCTGGCCGAGGGCGAGGCCGCCTACCGGAAGGCCCCCCACCCCTGGCTGGCGGCGGCTTTGCTCACCGCCTGGGCGGTGAGGGGCCGCTTCCGCGAAGACCTCTTCCAGGAGGCCCTCAAGCACAAGGACGGCCGGGGCCTGGCCCTCCTGGCCATGGCCCACCACCGCTGGCTTCGGGGCGAAAACCCCATGAGCCTCCTCAAGGAAGCCCTGAAGGAGGCCCGGCGGCTTGCCAACCCCTACGTCCACCACCTGACCCTCACCTCCCTGGCCCTTTACCTCTGGCCCCGGGCCCCCAAAAAGGCCCAGGTCCTCTCCCAGCACCTCCTCTACCAGACCCACCGCACCGGCTTCGCCGTGCACCTGGAGGTGGCCAGGCTCCTGAGGGCCCAGCTCCTCCTCGAGGCCGGGGAAAAGGTGGAGCACCTCCTGGGATTCACCCCCTCTTTGCCCCTGACCCGGGCCTGGAAGGCGGCCCTTCTGGGGGAGGAGCCCGAGGGCCTCCAGGGGTACGGTATGCTGGGGCGGTGGGTTCGCCAGCTGTGGCGTAGCCGGGGGATAACATGGATTTGGTCCAGGTGGTAGAGGCCATCAAGCGCCGCCTCTCCCTCAAGGAGGTGGTCTCCCGCTACGTGGCCCTGAAGCCGGCGGGCCGGGGGCGGTGGAAGGGCCTCTGCCCCTTTCACCAGGAGAAGACCCCCTCCTTCTACGTGGACGAGGAGAAGGGCCTCTTCCACTGCTTCGGCTGCAAGGCCGGGGGGGACCTCATCGCCTTCGTGGAGCGGATAGAGGGCCTGGACTTCCAGACCGCCCTGGAGCGCCTGGCGGAGGAGGCCGGGGTGGAGCTCCCCAGGCGCTTGGGCGGGGAGCGGCGCAAGGAGCTCTACGAGGTCTTGAAGCTGGCCCAGGCCTACTTCCAGGAGGGCCTAAGGGCCCACCCCGAGGCCATGGCCTACCTGGAGGGCCGGGGCCTTTCCGGGGAAAGCGTAGGGCGCTTCGGCCTGGGCTACGCGCCGCCCAAAGGGGACGGCCTCCTCACCTACCTCTCTCGCCACGGGGTGAGCCCCGAGGAGGGCCTAAAGGCGGGGGTTCTGGCGGAGAAGGAGGGGCGGTACTACGACCGCTTCCGAAACCGCATCACCTTCCCCATCAAGGACCACCTGGGCCGCATCGTGGCCTTCACCGGCAGGGCCCTGGGGGACGAGGCCCCCAAGTACCTGAACTCCCCGGAGACCCCCCTCTTCCGCAAGCGGGAGGTCCTCTTCGCCTTTCCCGAGGCCAAGGCCAGGCTCCGGGAGGGGCGGGCCATCGTGGTGGAGGGGCTTTTTGACGCCATCGCCCTCCACCAGCTGGGCTTTTCCGAGACCGTGGCCGTTTTGGGCTCGGGCCTCTCCGAGGAGCAGGCGAGGCTTCTGAAGACCCAGGAGGTGCGGGAGGTCTACCTGGCCTTTGACGCCGACGAGGCCGGGCAGAAGGCCACCCTGCAGAGCCTGGACCTGGAGATGGCGCGGAAGTTCCTCTTCTACGCCGTCCGCCTCCCCGTCAAGGACCCGGGAGAGCTCCTCCTTCACCCCGAGGGCCGGGCCCTCTTCGGGAAAGCCCTGGAGGAGGCCCTTCCCGAGGTGGAGTTCCGCTTCCAGGAGGCCGCCAAGGGCCTGGACCTCTCCCGGCCCGAGCACAAGCGGAAGGTCCTCGAGGCCCTCACCCCCAGGATGCTCTCCCCCGAGCCCTTTGACCCCGTGGCCGAGCGCCTGAAGGCCCTGGTGGTGGAGCGCCTGGGCCTCTCCCCCAAGGAGCTCGCCGACTACCTGCAGGCCCGCAAGCGGGGCAGGCCCCTCCCGCCCCCCCCGCCCCCCAAGGCCGAGCCCAGAAACCGTACCCTCCTCCTGGAGCTGGACGTGATGGCCCTCCTCCTCTCCCTGCCCGAGGAGAGCTTCTTAAACTGGGTCCTCTACGCCGCCGACCACGTCTGGCCCCCCGAGGGCTCCCTTCTGGCGGAGTTTTTGGAGCTGGCTCGCAAGGAGCCCCGCAAGGACTACCTGCGGAGCGTCCTGAGCCGCAAGGAGGCGGGGGGCATCCTCCTGGAGCGCCTCATGCTGGCCCCCGAGGTGGACCCCTCCCGCCTCCCCGAGGTCATGGACAAGGCCTTAGCCCGCCTGAGGGAGGCCTACTACCTGGAACGCCGAGCCAAGCTGAAGGAGATCTTCCTGCAAAACCCCAGCCAGGAACTCCTAAGGGAGATCCAGGAGCTAGACCAGGCCATAGAGGCGGAAAGGCGCATCTACCGGGGCCTTTAGGGGTAGAATCCCCTTGGGCGAAGGCCCGAAGGAGGTTAGCATGAAAAGCCCCGTTCGCGTGGCGGTAACCGGCGCCGCAGGCCAGATCGGCTACAGCCTCCTCTTCCGCATCGCCGCGGGAGAGATGCTGGGCAAGGACCAGCCCATCATCCTGCAGCTTCTGGAAATCCCCCAGGCCATGAGAGCCCTGGAGGGCGTGGTCATGGAGCTGGAGGACTGCGCCTTTCCCCTCCTGGCCGGCCTCGAGGCCAGCGACGACCCCAAGGTGGCCTTCAAGGACGCCGACTACGCCCTCCTGGTGGGGGCGGCCCCCAGGAAGGCGGGCATGGAGAGGCGGGACCTCCTGGAGCTGAACGGCAGGATCTTCGCCGAGCAGGGCCGGGCCCTGGCGGAGGTGGCCAAGAAGGACGTGAAGGTGCTGGTGGTGGGCAACCCCGCCAACACCAACGCCCTCATCGCCTACAAGAACGCCCCCGGCCTCAACCCCAGGAACTTCACCGCCATGACCCGCCTGGACCACAATCGGGCCAAGGCCCAGCTCAGCAAGAAGACCGGGGTGAGCGTGGACCGGATCCGCCGGATCACCGTCTGGGGCAACCACTCCTCCACCATGTTCCCCGACCTCTTCCACGCCGAGGTGGACGGGCGGCCCGCTCTGGAGCTGGTGGACATGAAGTGGTACGAGGAGGTCTTCATCCCCACCGTGGCCCAGAGGGGGGCGGCCATCATCCAGGCCCGGGGGGCCTCCTCCGCCGCCAGCGCCGCCAACGCCGCCATTGAGCACATCCGCGACTGGGCCCTGGGCACCCCCGAGGGGGACTTTGTCTCCATGGCCGTCCCCTCCCAGGGGGAGTACGGCATCCCCGAGGAGATCGTCTACTCCTTCCCCGTGACCGCCAAGGACGGGGTCTACCGGATCGTGGAGGGCCTAGAGATCAACGAGTTCGCCCGAAAGCGCATGGAGATCACCGCCCAGGAGCTTCTGGACGAGATGGCCCAGGTGAAGGCCCTGGGGCTGATCTGATACCACCCCATGCTGGCCCAAGCCAGCATGGGGGCTCCCAAAAGGGCGTACCGGGACTATTAGGGTCCAAGGTTAGGGTCCAAGGTCGGGCTCTGGACCCTTAGCCCTGGCCTTTAGGCTTTTCCCCACACCTCCACCGCCCAGGCGGTGCGCCCCGAGTCCCAGACGTCGTCCACCACCAAAACCCGCTTGCCGAAGAGGAGGGGGTCCGGGGGAACGGCAAAAAGACCGGCTCGGGCAGGGTTTCCTCGCCCTCGTAGAACATGACCGCCGCCGTCAGGATGTCCCGGACCGAGAGGGCCAGGAGGGCCGTGGGGATGAGGCCGCCCCGGGCGATACCCAGAATGAGGTCAAACTCCTCCTCCCGAAGGGCCTCCGCCAGGCGGCGGGCCAAAGCGAGAAGGCCCTCCCAGGAAAGGTGAAGGCGCTCTATCAGGCCTTGTCCAGCTCAAAGGCCTGGTGCACGGCCCTCAGGGCGGCCTCGGCGTACTGGGCCGGGATGATGACGGAGATGCGCACCTCGCTGGTGGCGATCATCTCAATGTTGGCCCCGGTGGAGGCCACCGCCTGGAACATCTTGGCGGGGATCTCCGGGGCCGAGGCCAGGCCCACGCCCACGATGGACACCTTGGCGATGTCCGGCCTGAGGAGGGCCTCCCCCCCGATCTCCGCCAAAACGGGCTCCAGGGCCTCGAGGGCCTCCTGGGCGAAGTCCTTCTTGACCGTGAAGGCCATCTGCTGCCGGGAAGGGTCGTGGCCGGGCACCCCCTGGATGATCATGTCCACGGCGATGCCCCTGTCGGCCAGGGCCTGGAAGACCTTGGCGGCGATACCGGGCTGGTCGGGTATGCCGATGAGGCCGATCTGGGCGTGGTCCAGGTCCAAAGCCGCCCCCGTCACCGTCTTGCCCATCTCCATACTTACCTCCTTCACCAGGGTACCGGGGTTGTAGGAGAAGCTACTGCGCACGTGCAGGACCACCCCGTAGCGCTTGGCGTAGTAGACCGCCCTGGGGTGGAGAACCCTGGCCCCCAAAGCCGCCATCTCCAGCATCTGGTCGTAGCCGATGACCTCTAGCTTCCTAGCCTCGGGGATCAGGTGGGGGTCGGTGGTGTAGACCCCCTCCGTGTCCGTGTAGATCTCGCACTCCTTGGCCCCCAAGGCGGCGGCGATGGCCACCGCGGTGGTGTCGGACCCGCCCCGGCCCAAGGTGGTGATCTCCCCCTCCTCCGTGGTGCCCATGAAGCCAGCGATGACCGCCACGTACCCCTCGTCCAGGGCCTTCACGATCCGGCTCGGGTCCACCTCTAAAATCCTGGCGTCCCCGTAGCGCCCGTCGGTCTTGATGCCGATCTGGTGCTGGACAAACCCTTTGGCGGGAATGCCCATGGCCCATAGCTGCATGGAAAGAAGGGCCACGGAGACCTGCTCCCCCGTGGTGGTGAGGAGGTCCAACTCCCGAAAAGGCGGTCTCGGGTTCACCCGCTTGGCCAAAGCGATCAGCTCGTCGGTGGTGTGCCCCATGGCCGAGACCACCACCGCCAGCCTGTGCCCCTTTTCCCGGTAGTGGGCGATGCGCTGGGCCACCTTGTGGATGCGCTCCAGGTCACCCACGGAGGTGCCGCCGTACTTTTGAACCACCAGGGCCACGTTCCCTCCTTCCCGCCCCCCGGGCGGTTTGAAGAGGCATCTTAGCCCATTTGCCCTTCCTCGCCAAGGGGCGTATTCTGGGAAGGCGTGGGCCTTAGCCTAGCCGAGTACCACCGCCTCACCCCCCTGCCCTACCCCGGGGGGGTGCTCTACGTGAAGCCCGGGGCCCGGGGCTACCGGGACCCGGTCTACGAGCTATTGCAAAGGCACGTGGCCCCCTACGGCGGGAGGGCTTTAGACCTGAACCCGGGGGTGGGCTGGGGAAGCCTGCCCCTGGAAGGCCTGATGGAGGTGGAGCGCCTGGAGACCTCCCGGGCCGCCTTCCGCTGCTTGGAGCGAAGCGGGTTGCGCGCCCGCCTGGCCCCCCCCTGGGAGGCGGAGGAAGGGGCCTATGACCTGGTGGTCCTGGCCCTGCCGGCGGGCCGGGGCTCCCAGTACGTGGCCCTAAGCCTCCTGGCCGCCGCCCGGGCCCTGAGGCCTTTGGGCCGGGTCTATCTGGCGGGGGACAAGAACAAGGGCTTTGAGCGCTACTTCAGGGAGGCCAAGGCCCTCCTGGGCTACGGGGAGGTGGTGGCCCGGGAAGGCGCCTACCGGGTGGCCCTCCTGGAGAAGGAGAAGGCCCCTCCCCCCCCTCCCCCCCTGTGGCAGAGCTTCCAGGCCCGGATCCTGGGCCAGGCCTACACCTTTTACCACCTCCCCGGGGTCTTCTCCGCCGGGCGGGTGGACAAGGCCTCCCTCCTCCTTCTGGAGGCCCTGGTTACGGCGGTCCCCTCCCTAAAGGGCAGGCGGGTCCTGGACCTGGGGGCCGGGTACGGGGCCCTCACCCTGCCCCTGGCCCGCCTGGGGGCCGAGGTGACGGCGGTGGAGGACGACCTGGTCTCGGTGCTCTCCTTGAGGCGGAGCCTGGAGGAGAACGGCCTCGAGGCCCGGGCCCTTCACTCGGACGTGGACGAGGCCTTGACGCCGGAGGAGCGATTTGACATCATAGTTACGAACCCCCCCTTTCACGTGGGGGGCGCGGTCATCTTAGATGTGGCCCAGGCCTTCGTGGAAACGGCGGCGGCTCGGCTGAAGCCGGGCGGTGGGTTTTTCCTGGTGGCTAACCCCTTTCTCAAGTACGAGAGCCTGCTGGAGGCGCGCTTCGGCAACTTCAAGACCCTCTTGGTGAGGGAGTACAAGGTGCTTTTCGCCAAGAAGGAGGGAGGACGTTGAAAAAGTCCAAGAGCAAGAAGAAGGCGGCCAAGGCCCAGGAGGTGGAGGTGAAGGAACCCGTCAAGGAGCCCGAGCCCCTCCCCGAGCTGGAGGCGGCCGAGGACCTCCAGGACCTCCCCGAGCCCGACCCCGAGCTCCTGGCCTCGGAGCCCGAGCTGGAGGACCTGGCCGATCCTTTGGACCTCGAGGGCCCCCTGGAGGCCGATCTCCTGCCCGAGGAGGGGCTTTTGGAGGAGGAAGAGGAGGAGCTTTCCCTCCCCAAGGTCTCCACCTCCGACCCCGTGCGCCAGTACCTCCACGAGATCGGCCAGGTGCCCCTCCTCACCCTGGAAGAGGAGATTGACCTGGCCAGGAAGGTGGAGGAGGGCATGGAGGCCATCAAGAAGCTCTCCGAGGCCACGGGCCTAGACCAGGAACTCATCCGCGAGGTGGTGCGGGCCAAGATCCTGGGCACGGCCCGGATCCAAAAGATCCCCGGCCTCAAGGAGAAGCCGGACCCCAAGACGGTTGAGGAGGTGGACGGGAAGCTGAAAAGCCTCCCCAAGGAGCTCAAGCGCTACCTGCACATCGCCCGGGAGGGGGAGGCGGCCAGGCAGCACCTCATTGAGGCCAACCTCAGGCTCGTGGTCTCCATCGCCAAGAAGTACACCGGTCGGGGCCTGAGCTTCCTGGACCTCATCCAGGAGGGCAACCAGGGCCTCATCCGGGCGGTGGAGAAGTTTGAGTACAAGCGCCGCTTCAAGTTCTCCACCTACGCCACCTGGTGGATCCGCCAGGCCATCAACCGGGCCATCGCCGACCAGGCCCGCACCATCCGCATCCCGGTCCACATGGTGGAGACCATCAACAAGCTCTCCCGCACCGCCAGACAGCTCCAGCAGGAGCTGGGCCGGGAGCCCTCCTACGAGGAGATCGCCGAGGCCATGGGCCCCGGCTGGGACGCCAAGCGGGTGGAGGAGACCCTAAAGATCGCCCAGGAGCCCGTCTCCCTGGAAACCCCCATCGGCGACGAGAAGGACAGCTTCTACGGCGACTTCATCCCCGACGAGAACCTGCCCTCCCCCGTGGAGGCGGCGGCCCAGAGCCTCCTCTCCGAGGAGCTGGAGAAGGCCCTTTCCAAGCTCTCCGAGCGGGAAGCCATGGTGCTGAAGCTCCGGAAAGGGCTCATTGACGGCCGGGAGCACACCCTCGAGGAGGTGGGGGCCTACTTTGGCGTGACCCGGGAGCGCATCCGCCAGATTGAGAACAAGGCCTTAAGGAAGCTCAAGTACCACGAGTCCCGCACCCGCAAGCTCCGGGACTTCTTGGACTAAGTGGCCACCCATCGCTTTTTCAACACGGAAAGCCTTCCCTAAGGCTCCGGTACGTCCTTTTGGGGCCCCCGCCGTGGCTCTTGCCACGGCGGGGCACTTAGCCGAGGGGAAAGCGGGCCACCTCCAGGAACCCCCCTTCGTCCTGGCTCCTGACCAGGGCCACCTCCTTCACCAGAAAAGACCGGCGCGGGGGCGGGGGGAGGCTTTGGGCCAGGTCCCTCGCCGCCTCCTCGGAAAGCCCCAGGGCCAGGGTGAGGTGGGGGATGTAGCTGGGGCCCTCAATCTCCTTAAGGGGCGGGGCCAGGGCCTCGAGGGCCTGGTAAAGCCCCTGGAAGGGCCTCCCTCCGTAGGCCCTCAGGTAAACCACCCCCTGGGGGAAGTACCCCCACCTCCCAAGGCGCACCCGGAAAGGAGCCTGGCCCCGGAGGAGGCCCAGGAGGGCCAGCTTCAAGGCCTCCTCTTCATAAGGCCAGTCAAAGGGCTGGCGCAGGTTCATGTGAGGCGGGCCAAAGCCCCGCACCCCACGAGCCGCCTGCAGGCCCTCCATAAAAGCCCGGAGGTCCTCGGGCGGCCAGACCAGGACCCCGTACACAAGGGCAGTATACCCCCCTAAAAGAGCTCCAGATTCCCCCGGTAGACCCGGCCCACGGGCCTACCCCCCTCCCACAGGGTGAGGTCCGCCCGCATCCCCGCCTGGAGCCTTCCGTAGTCCGCCCAGCCCGCCGCCTGCGCC encodes:
- the dnaG gene encoding DNA primase, whose protein sequence is MDLVQVVEAIKRRLSLKEVVSRYVALKPAGRGRWKGLCPFHQEKTPSFYVDEEKGLFHCFGCKAGGDLIAFVERIEGLDFQTALERLAEEAGVELPRRLGGERRKELYEVLKLAQAYFQEGLRAHPEAMAYLEGRGLSGESVGRFGLGYAPPKGDGLLTYLSRHGVSPEEGLKAGVLAEKEGRYYDRFRNRITFPIKDHLGRIVAFTGRALGDEAPKYLNSPETPLFRKREVLFAFPEAKARLREGRAIVVEGLFDAIALHQLGFSETVAVLGSGLSEEQARLLKTQEVREVYLAFDADEAGQKATLQSLDLEMARKFLFYAVRLPVKDPGELLLHPEGRALFGKALEEALPEVEFRFQEAAKGLDLSRPEHKRKVLEALTPRMLSPEPFDPVAERLKALVVERLGLSPKELADYLQARKRGRPLPPPPPPKAEPRNRTLLLELDVMALLLSLPEESFLNWVLYAADHVWPPEGSLLAEFLELARKEPRKDYLRSVLSRKEAGGILLERLMLAPEVDPSRLPEVMDKALARLREAYYLERRAKLKEIFLQNPSQELLREIQELDQAIEAERRIYRGL
- a CDS encoding malate dehydrogenase — protein: MKSPVRVAVTGAAGQIGYSLLFRIAAGEMLGKDQPIILQLLEIPQAMRALEGVVMELEDCAFPLLAGLEASDDPKVAFKDADYALLVGAAPRKAGMERRDLLELNGRIFAEQGRALAEVAKKDVKVLVVGNPANTNALIAYKNAPGLNPRNFTAMTRLDHNRAKAQLSKKTGVSVDRIRRITVWGNHSSTMFPDLFHAEVDGRPALELVDMKWYEEVFIPTVAQRGAAIIQARGASSAASAANAAIEHIRDWALGTPEGDFVSMAVPSQGEYGIPEEIVYSFPVTAKDGVYRIVEGLEINEFARKRMEITAQELLDEMAQVKALGLI
- a CDS encoding aspartate kinase, encoding MALVVQKYGGTSVGDLERIHKVAQRIAHYREKGHRLAVVVSAMGHTTDELIALAKRVNPRPPFRELDLLTTTGEQVSVALLSMQLWAMGIPAKGFVQHQIGIKTDGRYGDARILEVDPSRIVKALDEGYVAVIAGFMGTTEEGEITTLGRGGSDTTAVAIAAALGAKECEIYTDTEGVYTTDPHLIPEARKLEVIGYDQMLEMAALGARVLHPRAVYYAKRYGVVLHVRSSFSYNPGTLVKEVSMEMGKTVTGAALDLDHAQIGLIGIPDQPGIAAKVFQALADRGIAVDMIIQGVPGHDPSRQQMAFTVKKDFAQEALEALEPVLAEIGGEALLRPDIAKVSIVGVGLASAPEIPAKMFQAVASTGANIEMIATSEVRISVIIPAQYAEAALRAVHQAFELDKA
- a CDS encoding class I SAM-dependent methyltransferase — protein: MGLSLAEYHRLTPLPYPGGVLYVKPGARGYRDPVYELLQRHVAPYGGRALDLNPGVGWGSLPLEGLMEVERLETSRAAFRCLERSGLRARLAPPWEAEEGAYDLVVLALPAGRGSQYVALSLLAAARALRPLGRVYLAGDKNKGFERYFREAKALLGYGEVVAREGAYRVALLEKEKAPPPPPPLWQSFQARILGQAYTFYHLPGVFSAGRVDKASLLLLEALVTAVPSLKGRRVLDLGAGYGALTLPLARLGAEVTAVEDDLVSVLSLRRSLEENGLEARALHSDVDEALTPEERFDIIVTNPPFHVGGAVILDVAQAFVETAAARLKPGGGFFLVANPFLKYESLLEARFGNFKTLLVREYKVLFAKKEGGR
- the rpoD gene encoding RNA polymerase sigma factor RpoD — its product is MKKSKSKKKAAKAQEVEVKEPVKEPEPLPELEAAEDLQDLPEPDPELLASEPELEDLADPLDLEGPLEADLLPEEGLLEEEEEELSLPKVSTSDPVRQYLHEIGQVPLLTLEEEIDLARKVEEGMEAIKKLSEATGLDQELIREVVRAKILGTARIQKIPGLKEKPDPKTVEEVDGKLKSLPKELKRYLHIAREGEAARQHLIEANLRLVVSIAKKYTGRGLSFLDLIQEGNQGLIRAVEKFEYKRRFKFSTYATWWIRQAINRAIADQARTIRIPVHMVETINKLSRTARQLQQELGREPSYEEIAEAMGPGWDAKRVEETLKIAQEPVSLETPIGDEKDSFYGDFIPDENLPSPVEAAAQSLLSEELEKALSKLSEREAMVLKLRKGLIDGREHTLEEVGAYFGVTRERIRQIENKALRKLKYHESRTRKLRDFLD
- a CDS encoding 2'-5' RNA ligase family protein produces the protein MYGVLVWPPEDLRAFMEGLQAARGVRGFGPPHMNLRQPFDWPYEEEALKLALLGLLRGQAPFRVRLGRWGYFPQGVVYLRAYGGRPFQGLYQALEALAPPLKEIEGPSYIPHLTLALGLSEEAARDLAQSLPPPPRRSFLVKEVALVRSQDEGGFLEVARFPLG